The Algoriphagus sanaruensis genome window below encodes:
- a CDS encoding M14 family metallopeptidase: MRKQFFLICWVFIGTLFSVSAQSVPTPKSFLGFEVGEPYQLANFTQLEAYFKKVAEVSDRVQYQSIGQTEFGREQPMLIITAPKNFEQIERYKEISQKLGRAEITEEEARALSKEGKPVVWIDGGLHASEVVGAQQLIETLYHLASRNDEETLRILDEVIILLVHVNPDGMEIMSNWYMQHEDVTKRNKNIPVLYQKYVGHDNNRDFYMNNMKESTNISLQQYVEWLPQIVYNHHQSGPAGTVVAGPPYRDPFNHVFDPLIITSLDAVGAAMINRLHVEDKPGYTRLDGSVFSTWWNGGLRTTPYYHNMIGILTEIVGDPSPYSIPLVPDRLIPNNGTPYPVTPGPWPFRRSIDYSVSLNYAILNHAVRHGDELLYNFYLMGKKSIERGNTDTWTRYPKYAQDIQKSFEASQKKKSEEDEDAVYFGFRSGVPLAFYDSVYQNPTKRDPRMYVLSADQADFSTAIKFLNALIKSGIQVHEATSDFTIQGKTYPKGSYVVKTAQAFRPHVLDMFEPQDHPNDFLYPGGPPIRPYDAAGWTLAFQMGVEFDRIMEGFDGPFQPIRFGQLLSPKAQSVSSASGYLLDARSNDSFLAINELLKAKVNVSRVTAALEGMPAGSIYIPSAGKKVLEILAKDHGIVAKPVSKQPAQSKPIKASRVGLFDYYGGSMPSGWVRWMMEQFHFDFEIVYPKDIDSGNLNSKFDVILFIGPGMPGAGGGYGGGGQPKAEEIPEEYHKMLGRLSREKSIPQLKTFLENGGQIMTVGAATSLAYQLELPVSNALVEVVDGKEKSLPGDKYYIPGSVLEMHVDVKSPANYGMNDRAYVMFNNSPVFKLSPDAGLKGVKPLAWFGTEPPLKSGWAWGQQYLKNGVTAFEAQVGKGKLYAFGPEITFRAQSHGTFKMLFNGLYK, translated from the coding sequence ATGAGAAAACAATTCTTCCTAATCTGCTGGGTTTTTATCGGAACGTTATTTTCAGTTTCGGCCCAGTCTGTTCCCACTCCAAAATCCTTCTTAGGGTTTGAGGTGGGCGAACCTTATCAATTGGCAAACTTCACCCAGTTGGAAGCTTATTTTAAAAAAGTGGCAGAGGTTTCAGATCGAGTGCAATATCAAAGTATTGGACAAACGGAATTTGGAAGAGAACAGCCTATGCTCATTATCACCGCTCCAAAGAATTTTGAACAGATTGAGAGATATAAAGAAATTTCTCAAAAACTCGGAAGGGCAGAGATAACTGAGGAAGAGGCCAGGGCGCTATCTAAGGAGGGAAAGCCAGTGGTTTGGATAGATGGAGGACTTCATGCAAGTGAAGTTGTGGGTGCTCAGCAGCTCATTGAGACGCTTTATCACTTGGCCTCCAGAAACGATGAAGAAACATTGAGAATCCTAGATGAGGTGATTATCCTTTTGGTTCATGTTAATCCTGACGGGATGGAAATCATGTCCAATTGGTATATGCAGCATGAGGATGTTACGAAACGAAATAAGAATATTCCTGTCCTCTATCAGAAATATGTCGGGCATGACAATAACCGTGATTTCTACATGAATAATATGAAGGAATCCACTAATATTTCTCTTCAGCAATATGTCGAATGGCTCCCTCAAATTGTCTATAACCATCACCAATCAGGTCCGGCAGGAACAGTAGTTGCAGGACCTCCCTATCGGGATCCTTTTAATCATGTTTTTGATCCTTTGATTATTACAAGTCTGGATGCTGTTGGTGCAGCCATGATCAATCGGCTTCATGTCGAAGATAAACCGGGGTATACGCGATTAGATGGATCAGTTTTTTCAACTTGGTGGAATGGTGGACTTCGCACCACTCCGTATTACCATAATATGATCGGTATTCTAACCGAAATCGTAGGAGACCCTTCTCCATATTCTATTCCGCTTGTTCCAGATCGTTTAATTCCGAATAATGGGACTCCCTATCCTGTGACACCGGGTCCTTGGCCTTTTAGAAGATCTATTGACTATTCGGTTTCATTGAACTATGCAATCCTAAATCATGCAGTTAGACACGGAGATGAGTTACTCTATAATTTTTATTTGATGGGTAAAAAATCTATCGAAAGAGGAAATACTGATACTTGGACACGCTATCCAAAATATGCTCAAGACATTCAAAAGAGCTTTGAGGCATCTCAGAAAAAGAAATCAGAGGAAGATGAAGATGCAGTCTATTTTGGTTTTCGATCTGGTGTTCCTTTAGCGTTTTATGATAGTGTGTATCAGAATCCCACTAAGCGAGATCCAAGAATGTATGTGCTTTCAGCGGATCAGGCTGATTTTTCAACTGCAATTAAATTTCTAAATGCATTGATTAAGTCTGGAATTCAGGTTCATGAGGCTACTTCTGATTTTACTATTCAAGGCAAAACTTATCCGAAAGGATCCTATGTCGTAAAAACAGCCCAAGCATTTCGACCACATGTTTTGGATATGTTTGAGCCTCAGGATCACCCTAATGATTTTCTATATCCAGGAGGTCCTCCGATTCGACCCTATGATGCTGCTGGATGGACACTTGCTTTTCAGATGGGAGTTGAGTTTGATCGAATTATGGAAGGATTTGATGGCCCATTCCAGCCTATTCGCTTTGGTCAATTATTAAGTCCAAAAGCACAATCGGTGTCCTCGGCTTCAGGATATTTACTTGATGCAAGGTCCAATGATTCTTTTTTAGCGATAAATGAGCTTCTGAAAGCAAAGGTTAATGTATCAAGAGTGACAGCCGCTCTTGAAGGAATGCCTGCGGGTTCCATTTATATTCCTTCGGCTGGAAAGAAAGTTTTGGAGATTTTGGCTAAAGATCATGGAATAGTTGCAAAACCTGTTTCCAAACAGCCCGCTCAATCCAAACCAATCAAAGCAAGTCGAGTAGGGCTATTTGATTACTATGGAGGTTCCATGCCTTCAGGATGGGTAAGATGGATGATGGAGCAGTTTCATTTTGACTTTGAGATTGTGTATCCCAAGGATATTGATTCTGGAAATTTGAATTCAAAATTTGATGTCATTCTATTTATTGGTCCAGGTATGCCTGGTGCAGGAGGAGGTTATGGAGGAGGGGGCCAGCCTAAAGCAGAAGAAATTCCTGAAGAGTACCACAAAATGTTAGGAAGATTATCTAGGGAAAAGTCGATTCCTCAACTCAAGACATTCTTAGAAAATGGAGGTCAGATCATGACAGTCGGCGCCGCTACCTCTTTGGCATATCAGTTAGAGTTGCCTGTGTCAAATGCACTAGTTGAGGTGGTGGATGGAAAAGAGAAGTCGCTCCCAGGAGATAAATATTACATACCGGGAAGTGTTTTGGAGATGCATGTCGATGTCAAATCCCCGGCGAATTATGGAATGAATGACAGAGCTTACGTGATGTTCAATAATAGTCCTGTCTTTAAATTGAGTCCAGATGCTGGATTGAAAGGAGTGAAGCCTTTGGCTTGGTTCGGTACTGAACCCCCGCTTAAAAGTGGATGGGCTTGGGGACAGCAATACCTGAAAAATGGGGTGACTGCTTTTGAAGCGCAGGTGGGTAAAGGCAAACTGTACGCTTTCGGTCCTGAAATTACTTTCCGAGCACAATCACACGGCACATTTAAAATGCTTTTCAATGGGCTCTATAAGTAA
- a CDS encoding copper homeostasis protein CutC: MEKIILEAPVFNLQGALEAAKFGIDRLELCANFPEGGETPSAGMLRYLKGEIDIPVFVMIRPRGGDFVYSEKELLVMKQDIQLLGDLGADGFVFGVLDEKGKVNMQANEFLRRAAGDKPCTFHRAFDASSDLYESLEAIIQLGFDRILTSGGKNTLSEGLEVITQLLEVAKDRIVIMPGGGTQSEHIPQLKKTGWLREVHASCKVQKASKNEFVNPDLNFSAMPIDYSVQLGIDPEVVAGFKAVL; the protein is encoded by the coding sequence ATGGAAAAAATTATTCTTGAAGCTCCGGTATTCAACCTTCAAGGAGCCTTGGAGGCCGCAAAATTTGGAATTGATCGGTTGGAGCTTTGTGCGAATTTCCCAGAGGGAGGAGAAACCCCAAGTGCTGGAATGCTTCGGTATTTAAAAGGGGAAATTGACATTCCAGTTTTTGTCATGATACGTCCTCGCGGTGGAGATTTCGTGTATTCCGAAAAGGAGTTGCTCGTCATGAAACAGGATATTCAACTTCTCGGAGACCTTGGAGCGGATGGTTTTGTGTTTGGGGTATTAGATGAAAAGGGAAAGGTAAATATGCAAGCCAATGAATTTTTAAGAAGGGCTGCTGGGGACAAACCCTGCACTTTTCATCGAGCTTTTGATGCTTCCTCTGACCTATATGAATCCTTAGAAGCAATCATTCAACTTGGGTTTGATCGAATTCTAACTTCCGGAGGGAAAAATACCTTGTCCGAAGGATTGGAGGTAATTACCCAGTTACTTGAAGTTGCCAAAGATCGAATCGTGATCATGCCTGGTGGAGGAACACAATCAGAACATATTCCCCAATTGAAAAAAACGGGTTGGCTTAGAGAAGTTCATGCTTCTTGCAAGGTTCAAAAAGCGTCCAAAAACGAATTTGTGAATCCAGATTTGAATTTTTCGGCAATGCCGATTGATTATTCCGTTCAACTTGGAATAGATCCTGAAGTGGTGGCTGGCTTTAAAGCTGTATTGTAA
- a CDS encoding trans-sulfuration enzyme family protein: MSHFETDAIRIQHRSDVKEHSSPIFLTSSFTFESAEEARAMFADEIQGNIYSRYSNPNSSDLIEKVCRAEGTEDGIATASGMAAMFGSIASILQQGDHILASRSLFGSTHQLLTRVFPKWGITSTYGDIADCQNWDRLVQPNTKMLFLETPSNPGLEIIDLEWAGKFAAAHNLILVVDNCFATPYLQQPAKWGAHIVTHSATKYIDGQGRVLGGLILGKKELIKEVQFFTRHTGPSISPFNAWILSKSMETLAVRMDRHCENALKVATYFEGNSEIETVRYPFLKSHPQHDLALKQMKAGGGIITLTLKGGLARAQRFIDQLQMISITPNLGDSRSIITHPASTTHSKLSPEERAQVGIKDGLVRLSVGLEHYEDILKDVENAIEKSK, encoded by the coding sequence ATGAGTCATTTCGAAACAGACGCCATAAGAATCCAGCACCGCTCTGACGTTAAGGAGCATTCGTCTCCCATATTCCTAACCTCAAGTTTCACCTTTGAGTCAGCTGAGGAAGCAAGAGCAATGTTTGCCGATGAAATTCAAGGAAACATCTACTCTAGATATTCTAATCCCAATTCTTCTGATTTAATCGAAAAAGTCTGCAGAGCTGAGGGAACTGAGGATGGAATTGCCACTGCCTCGGGAATGGCAGCTATGTTCGGAAGTATTGCATCTATTCTGCAACAAGGCGACCATATCCTTGCTTCCCGATCACTATTTGGGTCTACCCACCAATTACTCACGCGAGTATTTCCAAAATGGGGAATCACCTCCACCTATGGAGACATCGCTGATTGTCAAAACTGGGACAGATTGGTCCAGCCCAATACCAAAATGCTATTCCTTGAAACTCCTTCGAATCCAGGTTTAGAAATTATAGATCTAGAATGGGCTGGAAAATTTGCTGCTGCACACAATCTCATCCTTGTGGTCGATAATTGTTTTGCCACACCTTATCTCCAACAACCTGCTAAATGGGGAGCTCATATAGTCACACACAGCGCCACTAAATATATTGATGGGCAAGGACGTGTTTTAGGAGGATTAATTCTCGGAAAAAAAGAATTGATTAAAGAAGTCCAGTTTTTCACCCGACATACGGGGCCTTCCATTTCTCCATTTAATGCGTGGATCTTGTCAAAAAGTATGGAAACACTTGCTGTTCGAATGGACCGCCATTGTGAAAATGCTTTAAAAGTCGCTACCTATTTCGAAGGAAACTCAGAAATAGAAACTGTGCGATATCCATTTCTAAAATCCCACCCACAGCATGACCTAGCTCTAAAACAAATGAAAGCCGGAGGAGGGATAATAACTCTTACCTTAAAGGGAGGACTAGCCCGGGCGCAACGTTTTATCGATCAACTTCAAATGATCTCCATTACCCCAAACCTTGGAGATAGCAGAAGCATCATTACACACCCTGCATCCACCACTCACAGTAAACTCTCACCTGAGGAACGAGCACAAGTTGGCATAAAGGATGGTTTGGTAAGATTGTCGGTAGGATTAGAACATTATGAGGATATCCTCAAGGATGTCGAAAATGCGATCGAAAAATCCAAATAA
- a CDS encoding ribose-phosphate pyrophosphokinase translates to MSEVKIFAGTNSEVLAQKIAKSFGKKLGELTLSKFSDGEMSPSFDESIRGCTVFIVQSTNPPSDNLLELCLMIDAAKRASAYKVCAVIPYYGYARQDRKDRPRVSIAAKLIANMLTSAGADRIMTCDLHAGQIQGFFDLPLDHLNGSAIFAPYLSTLRLEDMIFAAPDVGGVARARAYAKHFEVEMVVCDKHRKRANEVASMQVIGEVEGKDVILVDDLVDTAGTLCKAAQIIMDKGAKSVRAIVTHGVLSGKAYENIENSVLEELVITDTIPLKQHSSKIRVLSVAELFAKAIHAVTGNTSISSLFI, encoded by the coding sequence ATGTCCGAGGTAAAAATATTTGCAGGCACCAATAGCGAGGTTCTCGCGCAGAAGATTGCCAAAAGTTTTGGTAAAAAATTAGGTGAACTCACTCTTTCCAAATTTAGCGATGGAGAAATGTCTCCTAGCTTTGATGAATCGATTCGTGGATGCACGGTATTCATTGTTCAGAGTACAAATCCTCCAAGCGACAACTTACTGGAACTTTGCTTGATGATTGATGCCGCAAAAAGGGCGAGTGCATACAAAGTTTGCGCTGTCATTCCTTATTATGGTTATGCGCGACAAGACCGAAAAGATCGTCCTAGAGTTTCTATAGCCGCAAAGCTTATTGCAAACATGCTAACCTCCGCAGGTGCAGATCGAATTATGACTTGCGACTTACATGCTGGTCAAATTCAGGGATTTTTTGATCTACCATTGGATCATTTGAATGGATCAGCTATATTCGCACCCTATTTGAGCACATTGAGGCTGGAAGATATGATTTTTGCAGCCCCTGATGTGGGAGGTGTGGCAAGAGCAAGAGCTTATGCCAAACACTTCGAAGTAGAAATGGTCGTCTGTGATAAGCACAGAAAAAGAGCCAACGAGGTTGCTTCAATGCAAGTAATCGGCGAAGTAGAAGGTAAAGATGTCATCCTTGTTGATGATTTAGTGGATACTGCTGGGACACTTTGCAAAGCTGCTCAGATTATCATGGACAAGGGAGCTAAATCAGTTAGAGCAATTGTGACTCACGGTGTTCTATCTGGTAAGGCCTACGAAAACATCGAAAATTCTGTTTTGGAAGAATTGGTAATAACTGACACGATTCCTTTGAAACAGCATTCCTCGAAAATTAGAGTATTAAGTGTAGCTGAGTTATTTGCAAAAGCTATTCACGCAGTAACTGGAAATACTTCTATCAGTTCACTGTTTATTTAA
- a CDS encoding CBS domain-containing protein → MVKSFQGVKVVESKTLTQPVLVKDHMSTKLVTFGPDDTIDQVMEALTKRKISGAPVVDASGSLIGIISEVDCLREIIKGKYTNTVRFPAKVSELMTRDVITLSPNMSIFDAAQKFLEYQIRRFPVLHEGQLVGQISLSDVIKAFPSLKHTTW, encoded by the coding sequence ATGGTAAAAAGTTTTCAAGGGGTAAAAGTGGTAGAGTCCAAGACCCTGACTCAGCCTGTTTTGGTGAAAGACCACATGTCTACGAAGCTCGTGACTTTTGGGCCTGATGATACTATAGATCAGGTCATGGAAGCTTTGACTAAACGGAAAATTTCAGGAGCGCCTGTAGTGGATGCATCTGGTAGTTTAATTGGAATCATTTCAGAGGTAGATTGTCTGAGGGAAATTATCAAGGGGAAATACACGAACACCGTTCGATTTCCAGCAAAGGTTTCTGAATTAATGACCCGTGACGTGATTACTTTAAGTCCAAACATGAGCATTTTTGATGCTGCTCAAAAATTTCTTGAATATCAAATAAGGCGATTTCCTGTCTTGCATGAAGGACAACTTGTTGGACAAATAAGTCTAAGTGATGTAATAAAGGCCTTTCCTTCTCTCAAACATACCACTTGGTAA
- the pth gene encoding aminoacyl-tRNA hydrolase, whose translation MKYLLVGLGNIGPEYELTRHNIGFLTLDRLADKAGVAWKSDRLAFKTEVKHKGRTLHLIKPTTYMNLSGKSVNYWMKELNIPKENILVLVDDVAIPFSKLRMRAKGSAAGHNGLKNIEALCGGQDYPRLRMGIGDNFPKGRQVEFVLGRFTQQEFDELPAMMDKAIEMIYSFCTIGIAQTMTQFND comes from the coding sequence ATGAAATACCTATTGGTAGGATTGGGAAATATTGGACCTGAATACGAGTTGACGAGACATAATATCGGATTTCTGACTCTAGATAGACTTGCGGATAAAGCTGGCGTTGCCTGGAAGAGTGACCGACTTGCTTTTAAAACTGAGGTTAAACACAAAGGCCGTACACTTCATTTGATCAAGCCAACCACTTACATGAATCTGAGCGGTAAGTCGGTAAATTATTGGATGAAGGAGTTGAATATTCCAAAAGAAAATATTCTAGTCTTGGTTGACGATGTGGCTATACCATTTTCAAAATTGCGAATGAGAGCAAAAGGAAGTGCAGCTGGTCACAACGGACTCAAGAATATTGAAGCCCTATGTGGGGGACAAGATTACCCCAGACTTCGAATGGGAATTGGAGATAATTTCCCCAAAGGGAGGCAAGTAGAATTCGTATTGGGAAGATTTACTCAGCAAGAATTTGACGAATTACCTGCGATGATGGATAAGGCAATTGAAATGATTTACAGCTTTTGTACCATCGGAATTGCACAAACCATGACTCAATTCAACGATTGA
- a CDS encoding FG-GAP repeat domain-containing protein — MRYLLAILFLGVMGCGQIAERKQPPPSLYQLSQQDLNLTGEQLANGYCASCHLKPEPKILDRATWEKVLPDMRKRMGLYLEEDFGSSVPEDEGVPDGIYSKIPFISKEKWEKLQAYYLQNAPEKPLPQSEKLEPRKGIPGFELIIPNFDFVRPSLTTMLRVHPETGNLWLGHRFRSLYELDSKHEFKGLQSIPTDVAPVEIFWKNETEFDLLTMGLMDPANDSLGVFANFSKVKEWEGTPQITHLMRPVHVERGDWNGDGKDDFVVCEFGNHLGKLSLHLSNGGGFEEVILKKDPGARRTIGLDYDKDGDLDILALMTQAKEGIILFENIGEGNFKERQLLGFHPAFGSSDFRFLDINCDGSEEIILVNGDNADQSQILKYYHGVRIFERNQSGEFEEKWFYPMHGASGLEVGDFDQDGKMDLIAIAFFPDRRQKPNQNLIYFQQTSSMKLVPHVIKEQMEDHWLTLTKGDVDLDGDEDIIVGSFAFNQLYQAPKENWRPFVLLKNTLK; from the coding sequence ATGAGATACTTGCTTGCGATTCTTTTTTTGGGAGTGATGGGATGTGGCCAAATCGCAGAGCGAAAACAGCCTCCTCCGAGTTTATACCAACTTTCTCAACAAGACTTAAATCTTACTGGAGAGCAACTTGCCAATGGGTATTGCGCATCTTGTCATTTGAAACCCGAACCAAAAATCTTAGATCGAGCCACTTGGGAGAAAGTTCTTCCTGATATGAGAAAGCGAATGGGCTTGTATCTGGAGGAGGATTTTGGATCTTCTGTGCCTGAGGATGAGGGAGTTCCGGATGGTATTTATTCTAAAATTCCATTTATTTCTAAAGAAAAGTGGGAAAAGCTGCAAGCTTATTATTTGCAAAATGCCCCCGAAAAACCATTGCCTCAAAGCGAAAAATTAGAACCCCGAAAAGGTATTCCTGGCTTCGAATTGATTATTCCCAATTTTGATTTTGTCCGCCCAAGCTTAACCACTATGCTTAGGGTTCATCCGGAAACCGGGAATCTTTGGCTTGGGCACCGATTTCGATCGCTTTATGAATTGGATTCTAAGCATGAATTCAAGGGACTCCAGTCAATCCCAACAGATGTAGCTCCGGTTGAGATTTTTTGGAAAAATGAAACAGAATTTGATCTCCTGACGATGGGCTTGATGGATCCTGCGAACGATTCATTAGGAGTATTTGCCAATTTTTCGAAAGTTAAAGAATGGGAAGGCACCCCTCAAATAACTCACCTTATGCGTCCCGTTCATGTAGAAAGAGGGGACTGGAATGGAGATGGGAAGGATGACTTTGTTGTCTGTGAATTTGGAAATCATCTCGGGAAACTGAGTTTGCATTTGAGTAATGGTGGTGGATTTGAGGAAGTGATTTTAAAGAAAGATCCTGGTGCAAGGAGGACGATAGGCTTGGATTATGATAAAGATGGCGATCTGGATATTTTGGCCTTGATGACTCAAGCCAAAGAAGGGATTATTCTTTTTGAAAATATAGGAGAGGGGAACTTTAAAGAAAGGCAACTCCTTGGTTTTCATCCTGCGTTTGGTTCGAGCGATTTTAGATTTTTGGACATAAATTGTGACGGAAGCGAAGAAATTATTTTAGTCAATGGAGATAATGCGGATCAAAGTCAGATTTTAAAGTATTACCATGGAGTTAGAATTTTTGAACGAAATCAGTCTGGAGAATTTGAAGAAAAGTGGTTTTATCCTATGCATGGAGCCAGTGGGCTCGAGGTCGGTGATTTTGACCAAGATGGGAAAATGGACTTGATAGCCATTGCTTTCTTTCCAGACAGAAGGCAAAAGCCAAATCAAAACCTGATTTATTTCCAGCAAACATCCTCTATGAAATTAGTTCCTCACGTGATTAAAGAGCAGATGGAAGATCATTGGCTGACTTTGACAAAAGGAGATGTGGATTTGGATGGAGATGAGGATATTATCGTAGGTTCATTTGCGTTTAATCAGCTTTATCAAGCTCCGAAAGAAAATTGGAGACCATTTGTTTTATTGAAAAACACCCTAAAATAA
- a CDS encoding isoaspartyl peptidase/L-asparaginase family protein produces MSQRRKFIKQSLLGSAFLLPGVAASCAESKTKSGAAAGEKPLILSTWNHGIPANHDAWEKLEETGSILDAVEAGVRNTELDLENLSVGLQGLPDREGITTLDASIMTGDGSCGSVAFVRQIKHPISLARAVMEKTPHVMLVGEGARQFAIAEGFPLEEEKLSPKAQIEYDKWKVTSQYKPIINIENHDTIGMIGLDSNGKLAGSCTTSGLAYKMHGRVGDSPIIGAGLFVDDEVGAATATGLGESIIRICASFLIVELMRQGRTPQEACEEAIRRLVAKNKGIQDIQAGFLAINKEGEVGGFAVHPGFNYAKATKEGNVLIDAGSYFK; encoded by the coding sequence ATGTCTCAAAGAAGAAAGTTTATCAAGCAGTCCCTTTTAGGTTCTGCATTTTTACTCCCAGGGGTTGCTGCCTCATGTGCTGAATCCAAAACCAAATCAGGAGCGGCAGCCGGAGAAAAACCATTGATTTTATCTACTTGGAATCATGGGATTCCAGCCAATCATGATGCTTGGGAAAAATTGGAAGAGACTGGAAGTATTTTGGATGCCGTCGAGGCAGGAGTGCGCAATACTGAATTGGATTTGGAAAATCTATCAGTGGGACTTCAAGGACTTCCTGATCGAGAAGGGATTACTACCTTGGATGCCTCGATCATGACCGGAGATGGATCTTGTGGTTCAGTTGCTTTTGTCCGGCAGATCAAACATCCGATTTCTCTGGCACGGGCGGTGATGGAAAAGACACCTCATGTAATGTTGGTTGGAGAAGGTGCCAGGCAATTTGCGATTGCAGAGGGATTTCCTTTGGAAGAAGAAAAACTTAGCCCAAAAGCTCAGATAGAATACGATAAATGGAAAGTGACCAGTCAGTATAAGCCAATCATTAATATTGAAAATCACGATACGATCGGGATGATTGGACTTGATTCCAATGGTAAATTGGCGGGAAGTTGTACGACAAGTGGATTGGCTTACAAAATGCATGGGAGAGTCGGAGATAGTCCAATCATAGGAGCAGGCCTATTTGTAGATGATGAAGTAGGTGCGGCCACAGCGACAGGACTTGGAGAATCCATTATCAGAATTTGCGCGAGCTTTTTAATTGTAGAATTAATGCGCCAGGGCAGGACCCCTCAGGAGGCATGTGAGGAGGCAATTCGACGTTTAGTGGCCAAGAATAAGGGAATTCAAGATATTCAAGCTGGATTTTTGGCTATAAACAAAGAAGGTGAAGTGGGAGGTTTTGCAGTTCATCCAGGCTTTAATTATGCCAAAGCCACCAAAGAGGGGAATGTATTGATTGACGCGGGTAGTTATTTTAAGTAA
- a CDS encoding creatininase family protein, with product MRPYILKEANWKSLETFRYELAVLPWGATEAHNFHMPYGTDIFEADAIAAEGAKKAWENGHKVVVLPTLPFGVNTGQADIYLDININPSTQLIILQDIIEVLNRQGLKKLLIVNSHGGNNFQPMLRELGLKFPEMLLFTCNWFQALNKSLYFEESGDHADEMETALIQYLHPDLVLPLEEAGEGKEKKSVIRGIQEKWAWAERKWSQVTEDTGIGNPKKATAEKGKRYFEDVTDKVSELIADICQAQPGELYR from the coding sequence ATGAGACCCTATATTTTAAAAGAAGCCAATTGGAAAAGTCTAGAAACGTTTCGATACGAACTTGCTGTTTTACCTTGGGGAGCCACTGAAGCACACAACTTCCACATGCCTTATGGCACAGATATTTTTGAGGCGGATGCTATCGCTGCAGAAGGAGCAAAAAAAGCTTGGGAAAATGGACATAAAGTAGTCGTCCTACCTACACTTCCTTTTGGTGTAAATACCGGACAAGCAGATATTTATTTGGACATCAATATCAATCCAAGCACGCAATTGATTATTCTTCAGGATATCATTGAAGTTTTGAATCGTCAAGGGTTAAAAAAACTGTTAATTGTCAACAGCCACGGAGGAAACAATTTTCAACCCATGCTCCGCGAATTGGGACTCAAATTTCCCGAAATGTTGCTTTTCACTTGCAATTGGTTCCAAGCCTTAAACAAAAGTCTATACTTTGAAGAATCTGGGGATCATGCAGATGAGATGGAAACTGCATTAATTCAATATTTGCACCCTGATTTAGTTCTCCCTCTTGAAGAAGCTGGAGAGGGAAAGGAAAAAAAATCAGTGATCCGAGGTATCCAAGAAAAATGGGCTTGGGCCGAAAGGAAATGGTCACAAGTCACTGAAGACACCGGAATAGGAAATCCTAAAAAAGCGACTGCAGAAAAAGGAAAACGATACTTTGAAGATGTAACCGATAAAGTCTCCGAGCTGATCGCTGACATCTGTCAAGCTCAGCCCGGAGAGTTATATCGTTGA
- a CDS encoding 50S ribosomal protein L25/general stress protein Ctc, translating to MKTLEIIGFKRANLDSASLNEIRDSGNVPCVVYGPGIPEQVHFYSPAILFRDLIYTPDVHLVELNIEGTIIKAVLKEAQYHPVSEVLLHADFMAYTEDKAIKFEIPVRIEGSSPGLAKGGKLEFKTRRLKVKGLAGNLPDYIKADISNLDLGKSLKVGEIQAEGFEILTSPNVSIVTIGIPRALRGKKGE from the coding sequence ATGAAAACACTAGAGATTATAGGGTTTAAAAGAGCAAATCTCGACAGTGCCTCTTTGAACGAAATCAGAGATTCTGGCAATGTTCCCTGCGTGGTTTACGGTCCAGGTATCCCTGAGCAAGTTCATTTCTATTCCCCAGCGATTCTATTCCGTGATTTGATTTATACTCCAGATGTTCACTTAGTAGAGCTGAACATTGAAGGTACTATCATCAAAGCGGTATTGAAAGAAGCTCAATACCATCCAGTAAGTGAAGTTCTTCTTCATGCTGACTTCATGGCGTATACCGAAGACAAGGCTATCAAATTTGAAATCCCTGTTCGAATCGAAGGTAGCTCACCTGGTCTTGCAAAAGGTGGTAAACTTGAGTTCAAAACTAGAAGATTGAAAGTGAAAGGATTGGCAGGTAATCTTCCTGATTACATCAAAGCTGACATTTCTAACCTTGACCTTGGTAAATCACTTAAAGTGGGCGAGATCCAAGCTGAAGGATTTGAAATCTTAACTTCTCCAAATGTATCTATCGTGACAATTGGAATTCCAAGAGCACTTAGAGGTAAAAAAGGAGAGTAA